The Aeromonas encheleia genomic sequence GGTGCCGATCCTGCAGATAGATCTCCTGCTCCCGATCGAGCGGGCAACGGCGGACGCCAAGGCTCTGCAGATACTCTTCAAACAGGATGGACCCCTTGATCTCGACAAGATGCTGGCTCACGGCGTGCTCCTCTGTGGCTGATGTGCTCGTCGGGCAAGTCTCCGCTCTTAGCGGGTACTTTCCTACTGACACATCTGACACCTGATAGGAGCGCCATCCCGTCTGCGCTTGCCGGGCCTGATCCTTCCCTCAGCGCAGGGGGTGGCCGCGAGCCGTATCCCAGAAGGCGCGGATCAGCGGCTCTTCCAGCCGCTTCTTGAGCACGGCGATGCCCACGTCGAACGGCTTGAGGGTGGGTTTGGGCTCGACGATACGCACCTTGTCCCCCATGGGACTGTGATCGATCACGGCGGCAGGCACCAGACCCACCCCGAAGCCGAGCGCCACCATGGCGACTATGCCCTCGTTGCCGGCGACCTCGGCGTAGATGTTGGGGGCTATGCCCTTGTTGCGAAACCACTGGTCACAGCGTTTGCGAGCCAGTCCCTGCTCGGAGAGGATCAGCGGCAGCCGCTCCCAGTCCGGCTCGCCCTGCAGGAACCACTGGTTCGGTTGGGGGGCATTGCGTGGCGCGATAAACACCAGCGGCACCTGCTGCAGGCTGGCAAACTCCAGCTTGGCGGAGAGGGCATCCGGCCTCGCTGCGATGGCGAGATCGGCCTCGTCGGCCAGGATCTTGTCCACCGCCAGCGCCGGGTCGCCGGTCTCGAGCTTGATCTCGAGCTGGGGATAGCGGCGGCGGAAGCGTTCCAGCACCTCGGGCAGCAGAAAATAGCTGGCGGTGACCGAGCAGAACACCCGCAGTCGACCCTGCAGCGGTTCGTCGCTGCGCTTGAGCTCCTGCTTGAGCCGGCGCCACTCCTGCAGCAGGCTACCGCCGAACTCCCGCAGCTTCTCGCCGGCGGAGGTGAGCCGCACGCTGCGGTTGTCCCGCTCGAACAGCACGCAGCCGGTTTCCTGCTCCAGCCGCTGGATGGCGCGGCTCAGGGTGGAGGGGCTGACCGCCATGGCATCGGCGCTCTTGCCGAAGTGAAGGGAGTCGGCGAGGTGGAGAAACAGCTCGAGATTGCGAAGGTCCATCTTTCATTCCTGCAACGGCATCGGGTGCCGAATTGTTCAGCTCAGGCAACAACCCCTCCGGCGCTCTTGCCGAACTGGGGGAGATCCCGCCTGAGATTGCGCAGAATCATCTTTCAATTTCTGCAACGTACTGTTCCGAATATATCAGTTCAGGCAATAAGTGTCCCGCGCTATAGTGGTTCAGACAACGCCGCCATCCGGCATGGAATCAATCGAACGGAGCAATCACCATGGCTAATTATTTCAACACCCTGAACCTGCGTCAGCAGTTGGCCCAGCTGGGCAAGTGTCGTTTCATGCAGCGCGAAGAGTTCGCTGACGGTTGTGCGGCGCTCAAGGGCAAGAAGGTGGTGATTGTGGGTTGTGGCGCCCAGGGTCTGAACCAGGGCCTGAACATGCGCGACTCCGGGCTGGACATCTCCTACGCCCTGCGCAAGGCCGCCATCACCGAGAAACGTGCCTCCTGGCAGAAGGCGACCGACAACGGCTTCGTGGTCGGCACCTATGAAGAGCTGATCCCGAGCGCCGATCTGGTGCTGAACCTGACTCCGGACAAGCAGCACGCCGACGTGGTGAAAACCGTGATGCCGCTGATGAAGCAGGGCGCGGCCCTGGGTTACTCCCACGGCTTCAACGTGGTGGAAGAGGGTCAACAGATCCGCGCCGACATCACAGTGGTCATGGTCGCTCCCAAGTGCCCGGGTACCGAGGTGCGTGAAGAGTACAAGCGTGGCTTCGGCGTGCCGACCCTGCTCGCGGTACACCCGGAGAACGATCCCCAGGGTGAGGGCATGGCCATCGCCAAGGCCTGGGCCTCCGCCACCGGCGGCGATCGCGCCGGGGTGCTGGAATCCTCCTTCGTGGCGGAAGTGAAATCCGACCTGATGGGCGAGCAGACCATCTTGTGCGGCATGCTGCAGGCCGGCTCCCTGCTGTGCTATGACAAGCTGGTCGCCGAGGGGACGGATCCGGCCTACGCCGGCAAGCTGATCCAGTTCGGCTGGGAGACCATCACCGAGGCCCTGAAGCAGGGTGGCATCAGTCTGATGATGGACCGCCTCTCCAACCCGGCCAAGCTGCGTGCCTTCGAGCTGTCCGAGCAGCTGCGCACCCTGATGCGTCCGCTGTTCGAGAAGCACATGGATGACATCATCGCCGGTGAGTTCTCCCGCGGCATGATGGCCGACTGGGCCGAGGATGACGCCAAGCTGTTCGGCTGGCGCGAAGAGACCGGCCAGTCCGCCTTCGAGAATGCCCCGGCTTATGCGGGCAAGATCGCCGAGCAGGAGTACTTCGACAACGGCGTGGTCATGGTGGCCATGGTCAAGGCGGGGGTGGAGCTGGCGTTCGAGACCATGGTGGCCTCCGGCATCTATGAAGAGTCCGCCTACTACGAATCCCTGCACGAGCTGCCGCTCATCGCCAACACCGTTGCTCGCAAGCGTCTGTATGAGATGAACGTGGTGATCTCGGATACCGCCGAATACGGCAACTACCTGTTCGCCAACGCCGCCGTGCCCTTGCTGCGCGAGCACTTCATGCCGACCCTGCAGGCCGGCGATCTGGGCAGCTCCCGTGCCGAGAGCAAGGGGATCGACAACCAGGCCCTGCTGGCCGCCAACGAGGCGACCCGCAGCCACCCCATCGAGCAGATCGGCCAGACCCTGCGTGGCTACATGAAGGATATGAAACGTATCGCTGTCGGTGGCTAATGAGGCTGCGGCCCGTAACCATGCCCTTGTCAGACCCTGCGTTGTTATAGATGAAAGACATGAAGCGCATCGCCGTCGGCGGTTAAGCTTCATCGGGGTGGGGGTGACGATCCCCGCCTGCTGGCTGGCTTAGACACCTGGCCAGGTGCCCGGAGTATGCAAACAAGCCGGTTATCGGCCACAAAAAAGCCCCGCTCATCGAGCGGGGCTTTTGCATTCAGGCAAGCACCGGAAATCAGGCTTTCCAGGCTTTCCAGGTGTTGATCAGGCCGTTGGTGGAGCAGTCGTGGCTGGTGACCGCCGCCTCGGTGTTGAGCTCCGGCAGGATCTTGTTGGCCAGCTGTTTGCCCAGCTCCACGCCCCACTGATCGAAGCTGAAGATGTTCAGGATGGCGCCCTGCACGAAGATCTTGTGCTCGTACATGGCGATCAGGGCACCCAGCGTCTTCGGGGTCAGGCTCTTGAACAGTATGCTGTTGGTCGGGCGGTTGCCTTCGAACACCTTGAACGGTACCAGATCCTTGACCTGCTCCAGCGTCTTGCCGGCGGCCAGGAACTCGGCCTCGACCTGTTCCTTGCTCTTGCCGAAGGCCAGCGCCTCGGTCTGGGCGAAGAAGTTCGCCAGCAGTTTCGGATGGTGGTCGCCGATGGGGTTGTGGCTGATGGCCGGGGCCAGGAAGTCACAGGGGATCAGCTTGGTGCCCTGGTGGATCAGCTGATAGAAGGCGTGCTGGCCGTTGGTGCCCGGCTCACCCCAGATGATGGGGCCGGTCTGGTAGTCCACCGGCTTGCCGTTGCGATCCACCTGCTTGCCGTTGGACTCCATGTTGCCCTGCTGGAAGTAGGCAGGGAAGCGGTGCATGTACTGATCGTACGGCAGTATGGCCTCGGACTCTGCGCCATAAAAGTTGTTGTACCAGAGGCCGATCAGCGCCAGCAACACAGGTACGTTCTGCTCGTAGGAGGCGGTGGCGAAGTGCATGTCCATCTCGAAGGCGCCTTGCAGCAGGGCCTCGAAATTCTCGAAACCGATCGACAGGGCGATGGGCATGCCGATGGCAGACCAGGAGGAGTAACGGCCGCCGACCCAGTCCCAGAACTCGAACATGTTCGCGGTATCGATACCGAACTCGGCCACGGCCTTGCCGTTGGTGGAGAGCGCGGCGAAGTGCTTGGCGACGTGGGCCTTGTCACCGGCGATCTTGATGAACCAGTCGCGGGCGGTCAGGGCGTTGGTCATGGTCTCCTGGGTGGTGAAGGTCTTGGAGGCCACCAGGAACAGGGTGGTTTCCGGATCGATCTTCTTCAGGGTCTCGGCGATGTGGGTGCCATCGACGTTGGAGACGAAATGCATCTGCAGGTGGTTTTTGTACGGGCGCAGTGCCTCGGTAATCATCACGGGGCCGAGGTCAGAGCCACCGATACCGATGTTGACCACATGCTGGATCGCCTTGCCGGTATAACCCTTCCACTCGCCTCCGATTACCTTCTCGCAGAAGCCCTTCATCTTGGCCAGCACGGCGTTCACTTCCGGCATCACGTCCTTGCCATCGCACTCGATCGGGCGATCGGAGCGGTTGCGCAGGGCCACGTGCAGCACGGAGCGCCCCTCGGTCATGTTGATCTTGTCGCCGTTGAACATGGCGTCGATGGCGCTGCGCAGGTCGGTCTCTTTGGCCAGATCCACCAGCAGCTTGAGGGTCTCTTCGGTGATCAGGTTCTTGGAGTAGTCGACCAGGATGTCACCGCCGAAGGTGAGGGAGAACTTGTCGAAACGCTGGGGATCCTGTGCGAACAGATCCTTGAGCCGGGTCTCTTTGTGAGCCGCGAAGTGGGTTTCCAGGGCCTGCCAGGCCTTGGTCTGGGTTGGATTGATGTTTTTCATAGGATTCCTGAGATTCCAAGTTGTGTTTGAACCTTGCAGGCAAGGCTCCCGCCAAACCTTATTATTCGAACATTATACCGAGCCCTGCGTGTGGCCCGTGTAACAGAGCTTTACCAATTGTCTGTCATCGAAGGAGTTTACATCCAAAACGCTGCGATTATGAGTCAGCAGGGGCCATCAGATCTTGCGCTTGCGCATGCTTCCCCGGCCTCGTCCGGCTGAAAGGGCTTTCAGTGCAGGGTGTGGGCAGATCGGCCTTGCCTCCGCTTCAAAGCAGGCATGGAGAGGCATCTTTCCGTCTATTTTATGAGCAAACGCAACTTTACCCCGCCAACGGCTGGTTATCATCTGAGCCAGATGGACGAGTCTCCCAGGGATGGCCAATGTTGTTGGAACGAGGAGATCGACATGAAACGCGCTTTATCCCTGTTTGCCCTTAGCCTGATCGCCACCGGCCTCATCGGCCTGCTGACCCTGGTGCTGACCAGCGCCGCCCCGACCCTGGAGATGCGGGTGCTGGCCGTGATGGCCGCCGTGCTGGGAGGCTATGTGCTGGTGCAGCCGCTGCTCAACCGGGTCGCCCGCCGGCTGGTGTGAGGGCTCGCCGGCCCGAGGCCGCGGGTGATAGTGACTGGCTTATCTCCGGCCCCGGTGGCCGGATTTTTTATGGCCACGCCCGGGGCCCGAAAACGACAATGCCAGCCCGGAGGCTGGCATTGTCGTCATCAGGTCTGGATTCAGGCCTGGGACTTTTGCATGTGCATGACCATCTGCGGGAAGGGGATCTCGACGCCTTCGGCATCGAAGGCCAGCTTCACCTTCTCGTGGAAGTCGAACCAGACACCCCAGTAGTCGGCGGTCTTGACCCAGGGGCGCACCACTATGTTGACCGCGGAGTCGGCCAGGGCGGCGACGGCGATGACGGCTTCCGGATCCTTCAGGATGCGCGGCTCCTCGTTGACCAGTTGCTCCAGGATCTGTTTGGCCTTGCGCAGGTCAGAGCCGTAGCCGATGCCGAAGGTCATGTCGACCCGACGGGTATCCATGCGGGAGTAGTTGACTATGGTGCCGTTGAGGATGGCGGAGTTCGGCACCACCACCATCTTGTTGTCACCGGAGGTGAGAGTGGTGGTGAACAGTTGCACCGACTGCACCACGCCCGCGGTGCCGGCCACTTCGATGAACTCGCCCGCCTTGATGGGGCGGAAGATGATCAGCAGGAAACCGGCGGCAAAGTTGGAGAGGGAGCCTTGCAGCGCCAGACCGATGGCCAGACCGGCGGCACCTATGATGGCGACGAAGGAGGCGGTCTGTACCCCGACCCGGCCGAGGGCGGCGATCACCACGAACACCAGGATGGTGTACTTGAGGATGCTGCCGACGAAGTGGGTCACGGTAGTATCCAGCTTGCGGGTCTGCATCACCTTGACCACGCCACCGCTGAGGATGTTGGCGGCGATGTAACCGATCAGCAGGGTGAGCAGAGCGGCGGCGATATTGACCGCGTACTCGATGATCAGCCCCTGGTTATTGGTCAACCAGGTCTGTGCTTCTGTGATGATCTCGGGTTCCATAGGATATCCTGTTGGTATAAAGGTTTATGGCGCATGAATCTAACACCGGGACGCGACAACCTGGGTCGCATCTGGTGCTTATTTTGTGCCATAGAAAGCTGCCACAAAAAACAAGGGAGGCCAAGGCCTCCCTCTTTGTTCAATCCCGGTTGGCTCAGCTTTGCAGCAGCTGGCTGCGCATGAATTGCCACTGATCCTCGAACCCGGCGGTGGGTTTGAGTTTGAACTCGGAGCGGACAAACTGGCTGATCCGCCCCTTTGGCTCAGCTCTGCAGCAGCTGGCTGCGCATGAATTGCCACTGGTCTTCAAACCCGGCGGTGGGTTTGAGTTTGAACTCGGAGCGGACAAACTGACTGATCCGCCCCTCGGCATAGGCCAGCAGCAGGTTGGCCAGCATGGTCTCGTCGAGCTGGAAACCCTGGCCTTCCCGCAGCCGCTTCTCGCGCAGCGCCTGTTTGAGCTGGGTCTCCAGCTTGTCGAACAGGGTGCTGATGCGATCTCGCAGCCGATCGTGCTCGCCCAGCAGGGCATCGCCGTTGAGGATGCGGGTGATGCCGGGATTACGCTCGGCGAACACCAGCAGCAGCTGCAAGATGTGGTGGCAGCGGGCCATGGTGTCCTTCTCCTCGGCCATGATCAGGTTGACCCGTGACAGCAGGGAATCCTCGATAAAGTCGATCAGCCCCTCGAACATCCGCGCCTTGCTGGGAAAATGTCGATAGAGGGCGGCCTCGGACACGCCCACCTCGGCCGCCAGACGGGCCGTGGTGATGCGCTGGCCCGGGCTGCTTTCCAGCATATGGGCGAGTGCCTGCAGGATCTGATCGCGCCGACTCTGTTTCTGGTTACTGCTTGCCATGGATTCCCCTAAAAAAACAATGGCTTGATTCCGTTATTAGGCACCGGTCACGAGGACTGGTGTGGTCTGTTATTGGCGACCAGAGGAACCAAACCCGCCTTCACCCCGTTCACTCTGATTGAATTCGTCGACCAGCTGGAAGCTGGCCTGCACCACCGGCAGGATCACCAGCTGGGCGATGCGCTCGCCGGGCTGCATGGTGAAGCTGTCGTTGCCGCGATTCCAGACCGAGACCATCAGCTGGCCCTGGTAGTCGGAATCGATGAGGCCGACCAGGTTGCCGAGCACTATGCCGTGCTTATGGCCGAGGCCGGAGCGGGGCAGTATGGTGGCGCACAGGCCCGGATCCTGGATGTGAATGGCGAGGCCGGTCGGCACCAGGCTGGTGTCCCCCGGTGCCAGGGTCAGCGGCGCATCCAGCAGGGCGCGCAGATCCATGCCGGCAGAACCCGGTGTGGCGTAGGCAGGCAGCGGGAATTCGGTGCCGATGCGGGCATCCAGGATTTTCAGTTCAATTTGTGTGTTCATGAATCGTTCGTTTTCAATGAGTGCTTGTGTGGACGCCCAGAATTTTCAATGCAATCTGCGCCGTCATGAATCTTTCGTCAGTTGGAATGGGCCGGGGCTCAGGGTCGATAGTGGCGTGCAATCAGGGCAATGAGATGACGAGCCAGCGTCAGCTTATCGGCCAGGGGCAGGGCGGCTTGACCCCCTTGCCAGAAGACGGTCAGGGCGTTGTCATCGGCATTGAAGCCTTGGCCTGCGCGGGACACGTCGTTGGCGGCGATCATATCCAGCCGTTTTCGCTGCAGTTTATCGAGGGCGTATTGTTCCACATCCACGGTTTCGGCGGCAAATCCGACGGTGAAGGGCTTGTTCGGCAGCGCCCCCACGGCGGCGATGATGTCGGGATTCTTGACCAGGGTCAGCAGCATCTGGTCGTTGCCACCGGTCTTCTTGATCTTCTGCTCGGCGACCCGCTCCGGGCGATAGTCCGCCACGGCGGCGCAGCCGATGAAGAGGTCGCACTCGGCAACTCGGCTCATCACCGCCTGGTGCATCTGCTCGGCGCTCTCCACCTCGACCCGTTCCACCCCCTGGGGGGCGGCCAGGGTGACCGGGCCGCTCACCAGCGTCACCTCGGCGCCCGCCTCACGGGCAGCGCGGGCGATGGCATAGCCCATCTTGCCGGAGCTGTGGTTGCTGATGTAGCGCACCGGATCCAGTGCCTCGCGGGTCGGCCCGGCGGTGAGCAGCAGTTTGACGCCCGCCAGCAACGGCTCGGCGGCAAGCTGCTGGCAGCAGCGTTCGACCAGTTCGAGGGGATCCAGCATCCGGCCTGGGCCGACATCACCACAGGCCTGGCTGCCGGAGTCCGGCCCCCACAGCAGGATGCCACGGCTGGCCAGGGTATCGAGGTTGGCCTGAGTGGCGGCGTTGCGATACATCTGCTGGTTCATGGCCGGGGCCAGCGCCACCGGTGCCGGCGTCGCCAGGCAGAGGGTGGTCAGCAGCTCGTCGGCCATGCCGGCGGCCATGCGCGCCATCAGATTGGCGCTGGCGGGGGCGATCAGCACCAGATCGGCCCACTTGGCCAGCTCGATGTGGCCCATGCCCGCCTCGGCAGCGGGATCCAGCAGGCTGTCGGCGACCGGGTGGCCGGAGACCGCCTGCAGGGTCAGCGGGGTGATGAACTCCTTGGCGGAGCGGGTCATCACCACGCGCACCTCTGCCCCCTGATCTTTCAGGCGGCGTACCAGCTCGGCACTCTTGTAGGCGGCGATCCCGCCACTGACACCCAACAGGATGCGTTTATCGGCCAATCTCATCTGCTGCATCTCTTCCGGCTCACTCTGACTGGTCGGCTAAGATACCACAGGCGACGGGCGACGACAGAGGCTGACATGGGGGAGTTGTGGTCGGGCTCCCGTGATTTTTTGCTATGGTTTCTCTCAATAGGGATGAGGGAGAGACAAATGAGCATCAAGGAGTGGCCGGAGGAGGAACGCCCGAGAGAGAAGCTGTTGCGGCGGGGGGCGGGGGTACTGTCCGATGCCGAATTGCTGGCCATCTTCCTGCGTACCGGGGTCAACGGACTGAGTGCGGTGGACCTCTCCCGCCAGCTGTTGCAGCAGTTTGGCTCGCTGCGGGCACTGCTCGGCGCCGAGCAGCAGAGCTTCTGCAGCGCCCACGGACTGGGGCCTGCCAAGTACGCCCAGTTGCAGGCGGTGCTGGAGATGGGCAAGCGCCATCTGGCCGAGCAGTTGCAACGGGGGGATGCGCTCACCTCGCCCCAGCTGACCCGGGATTATCTGCAGGCCCAGCTGCGGGATAGACCGCGGGAGGTGTTCGCCCTGTTGCTGCTGGACAACCAGCATAGAGTCATTCAATTCGTTGAACTTTTCTACGGCACCCTCGATTCGGCGAGCGTCTGGCCCAGAGAAATCGTGCAGATCGCGCTCAAACATAATGCAGCCGCCGTGATTCTGGCGCATAATCACCCGTCCGGCGTAGCCGAGCCCAGTCGGGCCGACCGCCAACTCACGGATCGGATCTTGGCCGCCTTGGCCCTGATCGATATCAGAGTGCTGGATCACTTGGTGATCGGTGATGGCATCACGGTTTCTTTCGCAGAGCGTGGTTGGTTGTAACTGGGCTCTGGCACTGTATTAGTTGATCTTTGATCACGGATGCTGTATAAAATGCCGCCTTCTGTTTGCCCCGCAATCGAAGGCCAGCGGGGCAGATATTTGCTCGAGCAATAATGAAGTAAGATTTGGAGAGACTGACATGTCTAGAGTATGCCAAGTAACCGGCAAGCGCCCGGCAGTTGGTAACAACCGTTCGCACGCTAACAACGCGACCAAGCGTCGTTTCCTGCCGAACCTGCACACTCACCGTTTTTGGGTTGAGAGTGAAAAACGCTTCGTGAGCCTGCGCGTATCCGCAAAAGGCATGCGTATCATCGACAAGCGCGGCGTTGAAGTGGTTCTGGCTGAACTGCGTGCCAGCGGCGTTAAGGTATAAGGAATTAGATCATGGCTAAAGGTATTCGCGATAAGATTCGTCTGAACTCCAGCGCCGGTACTGGTCACTTCTATACCACTACCAAGAACAAGCGCACCATGCCCGAAAAAATGGAGATCAAAAAGTTTGATCCCGTGATTCGTCAGCATGTGATCTACAAGGAAGGCAAAATCAAGTAATTACTTGATGCTGCATTCCCAAAAGCCCGGCTTCGTGCCGGGTTTTTTTATGGCCGGAATTCAGTACACTGCCGGTTGAAAGGGAGGCTTGTCATGTTCAAATTGAGCCGTAAAGGCTGGAATAACGTGATCATCGTGGTGGTGCTGATCGTGATCACCCTGCTGCACCGGTTGGAGCAGGCCCAGCAGGAGAACAGCGCCCAACGGCCGCGGCCCCTGTTGCCGGACGCCGCCGTGGTGCTGACCTGGCAAGGCCCGAGCTGGCAGATAGAACGCATCGGCCAGGGCTGGCGCAGCGGGCCGGATCTGGGGCTGAGCAGCGCCCAGCTGGCCGCCCATATCGAGGCGTGGCAAGGCTGGTTGCTGC encodes the following:
- the ilvY gene encoding HTH-type transcriptional activator IlvY, coding for MDLRNLELFLHLADSLHFGKSADAMAVSPSTLSRAIQRLEQETGCVLFERDNRSVRLTSAGEKLREFGGSLLQEWRRLKQELKRSDEPLQGRLRVFCSVTASYFLLPEVLERFRRRYPQLEIKLETGDPALAVDKILADEADLAIAARPDALSAKLEFASLQQVPLVFIAPRNAPQPNQWFLQGEPDWERLPLILSEQGLARKRCDQWFRNKGIAPNIYAEVAGNEGIVAMVALGFGVGLVPAAVIDHSPMGDKVRIVEPKPTLKPFDVGIAVLKKRLEEPLIRAFWDTARGHPLR
- the ilvC gene encoding ketol-acid reductoisomerase, with translation MANYFNTLNLRQQLAQLGKCRFMQREEFADGCAALKGKKVVIVGCGAQGLNQGLNMRDSGLDISYALRKAAITEKRASWQKATDNGFVVGTYEELIPSADLVLNLTPDKQHADVVKTVMPLMKQGAALGYSHGFNVVEEGQQIRADITVVMVAPKCPGTEVREEYKRGFGVPTLLAVHPENDPQGEGMAIAKAWASATGGDRAGVLESSFVAEVKSDLMGEQTILCGMLQAGSLLCYDKLVAEGTDPAYAGKLIQFGWETITEALKQGGISLMMDRLSNPAKLRAFELSEQLRTLMRPLFEKHMDDIIAGEFSRGMMADWAEDDAKLFGWREETGQSAFENAPAYAGKIAEQEYFDNGVVMVAMVKAGVELAFETMVASGIYEESAYYESLHELPLIANTVARKRLYEMNVVISDTAEYGNYLFANAAVPLLREHFMPTLQAGDLGSSRAESKGIDNQALLAANEATRSHPIEQIGQTLRGYMKDMKRIAVGG
- the pgi gene encoding glucose-6-phosphate isomerase, with translation MKNINPTQTKAWQALETHFAAHKETRLKDLFAQDPQRFDKFSLTFGGDILVDYSKNLITEETLKLLVDLAKETDLRSAIDAMFNGDKINMTEGRSVLHVALRNRSDRPIECDGKDVMPEVNAVLAKMKGFCEKVIGGEWKGYTGKAIQHVVNIGIGGSDLGPVMITEALRPYKNHLQMHFVSNVDGTHIAETLKKIDPETTLFLVASKTFTTQETMTNALTARDWFIKIAGDKAHVAKHFAALSTNGKAVAEFGIDTANMFEFWDWVGGRYSSWSAIGMPIALSIGFENFEALLQGAFEMDMHFATASYEQNVPVLLALIGLWYNNFYGAESEAILPYDQYMHRFPAYFQQGNMESNGKQVDRNGKPVDYQTGPIIWGEPGTNGQHAFYQLIHQGTKLIPCDFLAPAISHNPIGDHHPKLLANFFAQTEALAFGKSKEQVEAEFLAAGKTLEQVKDLVPFKVFEGNRPTNSILFKSLTPKTLGALIAMYEHKIFVQGAILNIFSFDQWGVELGKQLANKILPELNTEAAVTSHDCSTNGLINTWKAWKA
- a CDS encoding mechanosensitive ion channel domain-containing protein, translated to MEPEIITEAQTWLTNNQGLIIEYAVNIAAALLTLLIGYIAANILSGGVVKVMQTRKLDTTVTHFVGSILKYTILVFVVIAALGRVGVQTASFVAIIGAAGLAIGLALQGSLSNFAAGFLLIIFRPIKAGEFIEVAGTAGVVQSVQLFTTTLTSGDNKMVVVPNSAILNGTIVNYSRMDTRRVDMTFGIGYGSDLRKAKQILEQLVNEEPRILKDPEAVIAVAALADSAVNIVVRPWVKTADYWGVWFDFHEKVKLAFDAEGVEIPFPQMVMHMQKSQA
- the slmA gene encoding nucleoid occlusion factor SlmA, with the protein product MASSNQKQSRRDQILQALAHMLESSPGQRITTARLAAEVGVSEAALYRHFPSKARMFEGLIDFIEDSLLSRVNLIMAEEKDTMARCHHILQLLLVFAERNPGITRILNGDALLGEHDRLRDRISTLFDKLETQLKQALREKRLREGQGFQLDETMLANLLLAYAEGRISQFVRSEFKLKPTAGFEDQWQFMRSQLLQS
- the dut gene encoding dUTP diphosphatase; translation: MNTQIELKILDARIGTEFPLPAYATPGSAGMDLRALLDAPLTLAPGDTSLVPTGLAIHIQDPGLCATILPRSGLGHKHGIVLGNLVGLIDSDYQGQLMVSVWNRGNDSFTMQPGERIAQLVILPVVQASFQLVDEFNQSERGEGGFGSSGRQ
- the coaBC gene encoding bifunctional phosphopantothenoylcysteine decarboxylase/phosphopantothenate--cysteine ligase CoaBC, with protein sequence MRLADKRILLGVSGGIAAYKSAELVRRLKDQGAEVRVVMTRSAKEFITPLTLQAVSGHPVADSLLDPAAEAGMGHIELAKWADLVLIAPASANLMARMAAGMADELLTTLCLATPAPVALAPAMNQQMYRNAATQANLDTLASRGILLWGPDSGSQACGDVGPGRMLDPLELVERCCQQLAAEPLLAGVKLLLTAGPTREALDPVRYISNHSSGKMGYAIARAAREAGAEVTLVSGPVTLAAPQGVERVEVESAEQMHQAVMSRVAECDLFIGCAAVADYRPERVAEQKIKKTGGNDQMLLTLVKNPDIIAAVGALPNKPFTVGFAAETVDVEQYALDKLQRKRLDMIAANDVSRAGQGFNADDNALTVFWQGGQAALPLADKLTLARHLIALIARHYRP
- the radC gene encoding RadC family protein, encoding MSIKEWPEEERPREKLLRRGAGVLSDAELLAIFLRTGVNGLSAVDLSRQLLQQFGSLRALLGAEQQSFCSAHGLGPAKYAQLQAVLEMGKRHLAEQLQRGDALTSPQLTRDYLQAQLRDRPREVFALLLLDNQHRVIQFVELFYGTLDSASVWPREIVQIALKHNAAAVILAHNHPSGVAEPSRADRQLTDRILAALALIDIRVLDHLVIGDGITVSFAERGWL
- the rpmB gene encoding 50S ribosomal protein L28, with the translated sequence MSRVCQVTGKRPAVGNNRSHANNATKRRFLPNLHTHRFWVESEKRFVSLRVSAKGMRIIDKRGVEVVLAELRASGVKV
- the rpmG gene encoding 50S ribosomal protein L33; translation: MAKGIRDKIRLNSSAGTGHFYTTTKNKRTMPEKMEIKKFDPVIRQHVIYKEGKIK